ACTGATTTTCATTCCTTCTGCGACGCCACTCGGACCGAGAGAGCAGGCGGGACGCTGCTCCTCCCAAGTCTGAGCTTTTCTGGCTCCTCCAGAGCCGCTCACATCAGCTGCCgaacttattttttcctttttttttttcctttttggctgaTTTGCTAGATAGAAGTTGTTTTCAAACCACTGGTAAGAAAACATTGTCCCTCACTTCAATACTTGTACTTCAGAGGAGTACAACAGCAGAGGGGGAACAGCCAAAAAACTGGGTTGcttgttgggtggttttttttcctttttcagccaTCTTCTTATGAAGCCTTGTGCACGTTCTGTGCCAGCAATAAACCCCAGCGCTGGGACCTGGAGGGGAGGAGAACAGTGCATGCTCAGCCTCAGCCACACCGTGGCCACCGCCGTTATCAGCTGCAGCACCCAGAGCTGCTAACGGGGCTTGCGCCCACCCAGACACGCTCCGGACCTGATCCAGAGCACCCAGCTCCCTCCTCCAGCCAGGACAGACGGATGGACAGGGCTGTTTGCACGCTCTCTGGGAAGCATTTGTCCCCAGGTGCCTCTCACCGTTTACTGCCCTTCCTTCggcgtctcctcctcctcccggagCTGCTGCCTCCGCGCTTGGAAGTCTTCATCtgaaaggcagaggcaggcaggggctgtcaGGAGTTGCAGCCGCTTCCACGCCGGGATGCCGGCCACCGTGCCACGGTCCCAGCTCCAACAAGGTGCCCCAGTGGGgaggcagcccagcccctgccccagggcagggatTTCCTCGCCCAGACAGACAATTCCCAGGGACTGGGACATGGGGACTCCCTGCCAGAATAGGCTTGAGAACACTGGAAGGAGGATTTGGCCCACGGGGCCATTTCTGCCATGCCATTTCATGCCACCTGAGCCAGACCTGGGGTGGTCCAGGCTGGCACAAAACACACTGCCAAGACCTGCTGCTGTGCACATCTGGCTGACAACAGATTTGCCAGGACTGTGCCCCGACCCCAGGCTACGCATCCtgcagggctgcacagcccagcTGCAAGTCCCCGAGGCTTCCCAAAAGAGGAGATCTCGTCCCCGGTCCCCAGCAAGCGCACGCTCACAGGAGAGCCGCGTGGGACCAGGGGCGAGCCCGTAGCCCTGATGGGAGCCATCTCCAGCAGCGTGATGGcgtggggcaggatggggccagTCACCGCAGGACCCCAGCTAGCCACGCTGAGCACAGCGCACACGGCGCAGCATGGCGCGGCATGCCATTTCTTACCGCATGAATGTCCTTCGACATCGTCGAGAAGATTTGCCGTGGAAGCCGCCGTTCCCAGCCTGCGCCTTCCGCTAAGGAAAACCAGTTGTGGGGCCAAGATGTGGCTGTGGTACCACAGTCGCCCTTCCCAGCCCACGGCCCAGCCGCGAGAGGCAGCTGGGAGGCTCCGGCCAGACCGTGGCCTTGGGGAGTCCCCAGAAGCACCCAAACAAGACCACTCCGACAGGCCCGCACCCCTCGACAGCTCCCCAACCCCTTTTAGGATACACCTGGTGCTTcaacaagtgttttctttttgatttcctCATCTTCGTCTTCTCGGAGAAGGCTCTGGCGAGTTCAAACAGCTTCTTGCGCGTGGCTGGAAGGAAGCAGCCGGGTGAGGGTCTCACCCCAAAACCCTTCCCAAAGCTGCCATGGGCGATGGGGAAGAGAGGGCCAGGGCCAGCGGTGCGAGAGCCACCCACACCCCGATGCCCCACAGCAATACTCCGGGTTTGCCTGGAAACACTGGGGCCACGCAAGGCTGCCAGGCTCGGAGAGCCAGCTCCTGCGACCAACAGGGACATGCTGGTCCCTGGCGGGAGGTGCTGATGTTTTTACCCTTTCACTGGGATTTTCATGACATTCCCTATCTCTGACTGACCCGCATCTCCCCAGTGTCTCAGCTGGCTGCAGCCCGAGTCAAGCTGCCCAAAGACCTCAGTCTATTTTGCAACGGGAGAAGCAGGCTGTGACTTGCTAAGAGGAAAAGACTGGAAAAGGGAGACTTACGGCAAACCTTTGGCTTGCTTTTCTAGGATTCACACAAACCCTGCCCAGAAATTCCTCTATTCCACACCACCACCTGCATCCTCGACTCGTGCCACAACCCATACATGCACTGGGGACAGACGGACAGTGCAGAGCCGGGGCACCAAGACCCAGGTCTCCATCTCCCGTCTGTCGTGCCGTCGCCCAGCCCCGGCGTGCGGCACAGGAGCTCCCTGCCGCTGGCGAGAGCCGGGAGGAGACCACCGCAGGGCAGGGATGCAACAGCCCAGGGCTGTAAAATACAGACGGAAACTCAACCCCAAAGCCACACTGCTGGGGCTGAGTACCGTCTCAGCACAACGTGCCACCGCAGCGTGCAATGGCCTGCGCCCTGCGCGCCGATGTGCCAGCCCCTCTGTGCGACTCCCAGGGCGATGGGGACGCGTGTGCCCAGCTGCCAAGGGAGGCGACAAGAAAACTTCACGCACACACGCTGGCAGGCGTACGTGTACCGGCTGACGTGCACGCAGAGGCACGCACAACGCAGAGCGGACACGCTGCGCGAGCGGGGACCGCCGCAGCGCTTGGGCGAGCGCCAAGCAATGCTGCCGGctcttcccctgcctgccccgCTCCCAGCTTCCCTCCAGCCCTCGCAGGCATCCCGCTGCCAACACGGAGCCTGCAAACCGACTCACATTTTCCCATGTGTTTCAATTTGTCTCTGAATAAGGCATCGTCAGACACGGCACCGCCGGCCTCGCTGGTTACAGAGGGGGCTACGTCACCTGGAAGGCAAACATCTGGTTACCGGGAGTGTGTGCGCGGCGAGGGGAGGCTCAAGACAAATCATTTCCATGACCCAATTCCAGTGCCAGCAAAGCGCAGCCCTGCCGCGAGCAGAGCTGAGCGAGAGCAGGCAGGATGAGGGCACTGGCACGCCAGGGCTGGCTCCGGGCAAGGATCCTCTGTGGATATAACACCCGAGACCGTGGGTGCACGGATGTCGGCTGCGGCACACCCTCAGCCCCGCGGGGATGCTCACCTTGAGCCACGTGCGAGCAGATGTGGAGCGagtggcagctcagccccaccaccagcaccgctgcagagcaggaggcctccctctgtgctgctccagGGACAGCAGCCCCAAATCACCCCCGGCACTAACTGCACTCTGGGTATTAGATTGTGCCCGTGCTCAGTACCCGGCATGGCAGGGCCACCAGATGAGGAGTAGAAGTTCAGGCAGCCCAGCGACTCGGTCCGGTGGACCAGAGACCCCCACAGCCACGTCCTCGTGCCCACCTGGGTCCACGGCCCTTCCCCAGGTCTGAGTGCCCTCAAAGCACCGTGCGCCCAGCCGCTGCGTCTCGCACACCCCCGCACAGGGCCATCGACAGACACCAGCTCTAATTCTGACCCCAGGCAGCTGCTCCGCTCGCCGAGGTTAATCAGGATTACCCGGGAACAGTCATTATGCCTCCCAGGCACTATCCTCCacgtggggagggcagggagggcagcagtgCCCGTCCCCATCACCAACCAGCTCCTCTCCTGTGCTGGGGTGGTGGCAGGGAGGGATCAGCCAGTTTCCTCACCCTGCAGCCACTTCggagggagctgggcagaggGCTGGGAACACCGGAGCTGTGTGGCATCCCACTGCTGAGAGGCGATGCTCACACGCATCTTGAAAGTTACCTGATATTACGGAGGAGAAACCAAAGTCGTTGCTCACAGCAACACTGGTTGACTTGGATTTTTTTGACTCATATTTCAATcgatctgaaaaacaaaaagcccgGCACCCAGCTCGATCAGACCCTCGAGGCAGCGCAGGCGGCTccgctcccctctcccctcatGGCCCCCACAGCCGTGGAGGGACAGGCTGATGGCAAGGGAGGGAGCTCGGGCTTCACGTCAGCACGGTGACCGCAAGCACTTTGGTGGGAGCCCGCAACAGCAGGTGGGAGCACTCCTCTCACCGCAGCAGAAGAACCGCCCACCCGCTGCAAGCATGCGGCGAGCACGCCGGTGGTTCTCCagccgcggcggccgggggcgaGCCCTGCGGTGAAAAGCGTTGCCGGGACCCTGCAAACCACCAGCGAGACCTCCGAGGGAGACGGCCCCTTGGCCGGGGGGCTCAGAGCTGGTGGCAGAGcgagggaggggaaggggtgctctttgctcagcagcagAAAACCACTGATGCCCTTGAGCCCTCCCCACGGCGCTGGGTGAGCAGCCGGCTGCTGGCTTGCCGGGAAGGAGCATGGTGACAGGGAAGGAGCAATCATGGCAAAACTGCTCTCCAGTTCAGGCTCTGCCAGCACTTGGGGAGGGCACACAGAGCCGGGGAGGGCGCACTGGCCAGGCTGGGCTCGGAGGGCATTTCCGAGGCTCCTTGCTATGGATTTTGCTGGGGTTTGCCAGAGACACTGCAGAGAggtgggcagggggaggagagcCTCAGGGCAGGCGGCTCAGCACCAGGAGCAGGAGCCCGGGGAGCAGCCTGCTGCCCGGTGTCAGACCACCTGCCACCAGCCTGGCCGCATCCTGCGCTGGCTCTGCTTTGGCATGAGCCACGATGCCACGGGCACGGCAACGCTGCCAGCAGCCAGTGCCGCGGGGGGGCCACGCAGCCGAAAAGCGGAGGCAGAGGTTTCTGAAGGCACTTCTCACCTCTCTCCAGGGCGAGGAGGAAATCCCGGTTCCTCTGGAGCTCCTTCATGAACTCTTCGTTCTGCAGGAAGAGCGCGATCCGCTCGTCCTCCAGGTACTGCTTCCACCGCCgctcctgctccagggagccCTGACCCCGCGGGGCGAGCCCCCGCGGCACGGGCTGCCGGCAGCCGTGGGAGCCCTGGGCAGGAGGCAAACATGGCAGAGGTCGGTCGGTGGTCTCAGTGCCTGCGCCGGTGCGTGCAGGAGGTTTCCTGCAGCAACGCCTCAGGCTGAGCTCGGCCTTTTGCTCCTCCGTTACACCATTGACCGCTGCTCCCCAGCGGGGAGAGGGGTCCCTCCTTCCTAAATCCAGCACCCGACAGCCCGGGGCACCGTCCCCCCCTGGCTGGGCTGCGCTCGGGACGGTGCTGCTGCAAAGGGGACAAAGGGGGACAGGGCACCACCACCTCTGCCCGGCAGGAATGGGGATGGGGCGGAGGCAGGTAGGGATGGATATCCCATGTGGGAATGGGGACGTCTTGGTCTGGGCTCAGCGTGGCACGGGGAGGAACCGGTGCCTCCGGAAGAGCTCCTTTGCAGAGTGCAGACTTGCAAAGATTTTTAACTTTAAACCATGGGGTTGAGGCAAGACGGGACCTGGTGGGGAGGCGAGGGAGAACG
The Harpia harpyja isolate bHarHar1 chromosome 12, bHarHar1 primary haplotype, whole genome shotgun sequence genome window above contains:
- the CUEDC1 gene encoding CUE domain-containing protein 1 isoform X2, which translates into the protein MTSLFRRSSSNGGSRGGSSAQELNNSRPARQVRRLEFNQAMEDFKTMFPNMDYDIIECVLRANNGAVDATIDQLLQMNLDSSGCDDSSDSEDSIPPEILERTLEPDSSDEEPPPVYSPPAYETQEFGSRYPRAPPTPPPRTDVPGPGSTPAPGRYRNWNPPLLGNLPEDFLRILPQQTAGTQGSHGCRQPVPRGLAPRGQGSLEQERRWKQYLEDERIALFLQNEEFMKELQRNRDFLLALERDRLKYESKKSKSTSVAVSNDFGFSSVISGDVAPSVTSEAGGAVSDDALFRDKLKHMGKSTRKKLFELARAFSEKTKMRKSKRKHLLKHQVLGTAASTANLLDDVEGHSCDEDFQARRQQLREEEETPKEGQ